A DNA window from Helianthus annuus cultivar XRQ/B chromosome 15, HanXRQr2.0-SUNRISE, whole genome shotgun sequence contains the following coding sequences:
- the LOC110913310 gene encoding leucine-rich repeat receptor protein kinase MSP1: MTRSKSRLKVFHSLILLFFCYVQLCFSDDTPLLIALRNLLLGKKGVDSTWFGSMMPPCNWTGIRCESSLVHQISLPCTSSSPLSLPFPKILKEFRSLKHLNLRHCGFNGPIYSDFWTLEHLETLDLTDNRLLGVLPLEISNPKKLKVLVLNSNNFSGNLPATIGQLKDLNEFSVYSNSFSGSLPYQIGNLEKLQFLDLSLNLFSGSLPSEIGNLKMLLALDLSMNSFTGDIPETIGALTNVQVLNLQNCKFTGNIPAQITKMTSLSTLNIAHNSFDGGLPSSFGELANLAFFQAHNARLSGPIPSSMGNCKKLRILNLSYNKLSGPLPDSLVNLESINSLFLTSNHLSGPLPEWLSNWKCVLSIMLSMNLFTGPLPPLNIPSLTSLDLSSNKLSGELPAGICQNNSLGMLYLSRNELNGTLGGSFKNCSILKDLVLSGNNFYGEIPGYLGELQLVTLELSKNQFSGTIPTQLWESKTLLAISLDDNLLQGHIPDAIAKASTLQRLHLDNNLFEGPIPSSIGQLKNLTNLSLHGNKLTGNIPLELFSCVKLVSLDLGSNKLTGHIPKSISQLELLDNLVLSNNQLSGPIPNELCLGFQNVALPDSEFFQHYGMLDLSNNRLSGPIPTSIKNCIIVTELILSRNQLDGPIPYEISGLSNLTSLDLSFNRLTGPVPPQFFSMRNLQGLIISHNQIGGSIPNNFGSMMPSLVKLDLSNNRFTGSLPSTMFSINNLEYLDASMNHFSGQLIFDHIGTTSLFSLNASNNHFSGALDPSISKLIALTILDIHKNILNGSLPSLSC, from the coding sequence ATGACAAGATCAAAATCAAGATTGAAAGTTTTTCATTCTCTCATCCTACTATTCTTCTGCTACGTGCAGTTGTGTTTTTCCGATGACACACCATTATTAATTGCTCTTAGAAACTTGCTTCTCGGAAAAAAAGGCGTTGATTCCACCTGGTTTGGTTCAATGATGCCTCCATGTAACTGGACTGGCATAAGATGTGAGAGTTCTTTAGTTCACCAAATTTCGCTACCGTGTACATCATCATCGCCTCTAAGTCTTCCATTCCCCAAGATTCTAAAAGAATTCAGATCTTTAAAGCATCTTAATCTTAGACATTGTGGCTTTAATGGCCCTATATACTCAGATTTTTGGACTCTGGAACACTTGGAGACACTTGACCTAACTGATAACAGGTTGTTAGGGGTGTTGCCTCTAGAAATTTCAAATCCGAAGAAGCTCAAAGTTCTTGTACTTAACAGCAATAACTTTTCAGGAAATTTACCAGCGACGATCGGGCAGCTCAAGGACCTGAACGAATTCTCAGTTTATTCAAATTCATTTTCGGGCAGTCTTCCATATCAGATTGGGAACCTGGAGAAGCTGCAGTTTCTTGATCTCAGTCTTAATTTATTTTCTGGATCTCTTCCTTCAGAAATTGGGAATTTGAAGATGCTTTTGGCTCTTGATCTCTCTATGAACTCTTTCACGGGTGATATACCGGAAACAATTGGTGCTCTTACGAATGTCCAAGTTCTCAACCTCCAGAATTGCAAGTTTACAGGAAACATCCCTGCTCAGATTACAAAGATGACTAGCTTAAGCACATTGAACATAGCACATAACTCTTTCGATGGTGGATTGCCTTCTAGCTTTGGTGAGCTGGCAAACCTTGCGTTCTTTCAAGCCCATAATGCAAGACTAAGTGGGCCAATCCCATCATCAATGGGAAACTGCAAGAAGTTGAGGATACTAAATCTTTCCTATAACAAATTATCCGGCCCCTTACCTGATAGTCTTGTTAATCTTGAATCAATAAACTCGCTTTTTCTTACTTCAAACCACCTGTCTGGCCCGTTGCCAGAATGGCTTTCCAACTGGAAATGTGTATTATCCATAATGTTGTCAATGAACCTCTTTACCGGACCTCTCCCACCACTCAACATCCCATCCCTGACCTCACTTGATCTTAGTTCCAACAAGCTTTCTGGTGAATTGCCAGCTGGAATTTGTCAAAACAATTCATTAGGGATGTTATATTTATCTAGAAATGAGCTCAATGGTACCTTAGGCGGAAGTTTCAAGAATTGTTCTATTCTCAAAGATCTGGTATTATCTGGAAACAACTTCTATGGTGAAATACCTGGTTACTTAGGAGAACTTCAATTGGTAACATTGGAATTATCAAAGAATCAATTCTCTGGAACAATTCCAACTCAATTGTGGGAGTCTAAAACCCTGTTAGCGATCTCACTCGATGATAACTTGCTTCAAGGTCATATTCCAGATGCAATTGCAAAGGCTTCCACGCTTCAGAGGCTGCATTTGGATAATAATCTCTTTGAAGGACCTATTCCAAGCTCAATTGGTCAACTCAAAAATTTGACCAATTTGTCACTTCATGGTAACAAGTTGACTGGTAACATCCCATTGGAGCTTTTCAGTTGCGTGAAACTGGTCTCTTTGGACCTTGGTTCAAACAAACTTACGGGCCATATACCAAAGTCCATATCGCAACTGGAATTGCTTGACAATCTTGTTTTGTCCAACAATCAACTCTCGGGTCCTATACCAAATGAGTTATGTTTAGGTTTTCAGAACGTTGCACTACCCGATTCTGAATTTTTCCAGCACTACGGCATGCTTGATCTTTCCAACAACAGGCTTTCCGGTCCCATTCCAACCTCAATCAAGAACTGCATCATTGTGACAGAGCTTATACTATCAAGGAACCAACTTGATGGGCCCATTCCTTATGAAATATCTGGATTATCCAACTTAACTTCACTTGATCTGTCTTTTAATCGTCTTACTGGCCCAGTTCCTCCTCAGTTCTTCTCCATGAGAAATCTACAAGGCTTGATAATTTCACATAACCAGATAGGTGGCTCTATCCCTAATAATTTTGGATCAATGATGCCAAGTTTAGTTAAGCTAGACTTATCAAACAACCGTTTCACTGGCTCTTTGCCTTCCACTATGTTTAGCATCAATAATCTAGAATACCTGGATGCTAGCATGAACCATTTTTCTGGTCAACTCATTTTTGACCATATCGGCACCACCTCTCTCTTTTCCCTAAACGCCAGCAATAACCATTTTTCTGGTGCCCTTGATCCCTCTATATCCAAACTGATAGccctaaccattttggatattcaCAAAAACATTCTCAATGGTAGTTTACCTTCTCTTTCCtgttag